The genomic window GACCAGGCGGGCCTCCACGTCCTTCAACGAAAGGCTCTCCACGAGGTCGGTCATCCTCTTGAGCCAGCGGGAGAGGGATCCGAGCATCCGGATCGACACCTTGGGATGCCGCTCGAGGAGATCGATGAACGGTCGTTTCGGGAGGAGGAGCAGCACGGAGTCGGCGAGCGCTTCCGCGTTCGCGGGATAGACCCCTCCCTCGAAGATCACGGCCTCGGCGAACGTCTGTCCCGGGTCGAGGACGTGGAGGACCTGCTCCTTCCCCTCCCCGGAGAGCTTGAACACCTTCACCTTCCCGGACGCGACCACGAAGAACCCGTCCGCCTTTTCTCCCTCGCGGAAGACGGACTCCTTCTTTCCGAACCGGCGCGGGACGGCCAGCGCGGCGACCCGCCGGAGGTCTTCATCCGGGAGGGCGGCGAACAGCGGGGTCTTCCGGAGGACGTCGGCGGCCGGGATCGTCATGGTACCATTCTGATGAATCGGCGCGGGGCGTCAAGGCGGTATTTCCGCCGGAATGCGCCGGCATCGGAGGCGGCGATGGCCAGGGTGGGGTTCGTGGGGCTCGGGATCATGGGGGAGCCGATGTGCCGGAACATCCTTTCCAAGGGGCACGAGGTCACCGTGTACAACCGGACACGCGCGAAGATGGAACCGCTCGTCGCGGCCGGGGCGAAGGCGGCGCCGTCGCTCGCGGAGCTTGTCCGCGGCTCCGAGATCGTGATCACGATGGTGGCCGACCCGGCGGCGGTGCGCGACGTCGTGACGGCGAAGGGAGGCATCCTTTCCGCCATTTCCCCCGGGATCGTCCACATCGACATGAGCACCGTATCGCCGGAGACGTCGCGGGAGATCGCGGCCCTCGTGCGCGGGAAGGGCGCGGAACACCTCGAGGCGCCGGTTCTGGGCAGCCGGAAACCGGCCGCGGACGGGACGCTCACGATCCTCACCGGGGGCGACGAGGCGCTCTCCCGCCGGATGGAGCCGTTGCTGCGGACGATGGGAAGCAAGGTGATCCACATGGGAGACACCGGGATGGCGGCGCACATGAAGCTCATCATCAACCAGATCCTGGGGACGGTGCTCTGCGCGTTCGCGGAGGCGTCGCTGACGGGGCTTACGGCGGGGCTTTTGCCGGACCGGATCCTGTCCGTTCTCGAGAACTCGGTCGTCGCCTGTCCGGCGATCCGGGTGAAGGGACCCGACATGCTCGGGGAGCGGGTCTTCACGCCCAACTTTCCGCTCAAGCACGCACACAAGGACATGCGGCTCGCCGTGGAGGCGGGGGCGGCGGCCGGTGTCCCGACGCCGGTGACGAAGGCGGCGTGCGACCTGTTCGGCGCCGCCAGGGACAAAGGGTTCGGGGAAAGGGACATCTCGGCGGTCGTTCGGGCGCTGACCGAAAATTAGAAAGGGGACCGCCGCGCTTCCGCGCGGGCCGCGGCTACTCGGGGGGCGAGCGGGAATCGCGGTACCGGCTCAACGTCTCGAGCATCGACGGCTCGAAGCGGCACCCCAACGCCTCCGCCCGGTCGCATTCGCCGGCGGCCTCACGGTACGATCCCATGGCGAAGTACGCCTGGGCCAGCCCCGCCCGGGCGCGCGCGTTCCGCGGCTCGAGCTCCACCGCCATCCGGAACTCCCGGATCCCCTCCTCGAACCGTCCGCACCCGCAGTACGAGCTGGCCAGGCTTCCGCGGGCCGCGGCGTTCCGCGGCTCGAGCTCCACCGCCTTGCGGCCCTCCTCGATCGCCTCCGCGTACCGGCCGGAGCGCGCCAGCAGGATTCCGAGATTTTCGCGGGGAGCGGCCATTTCCGGATCGAGCGCGATCGCGAGGCGGTACCTGGCGCCCGCTTCCTCGAGCCGTCCGAGCTTGTGCAGCGAAACTCCCGCGTTGTAGTGGACGTCCGGAAGCCCCGGGTACCTGCGGGCCGCCTCCTCGTAGATCCGCAAGGCGTCCGCGTCCCGCCCCCGGCGCGAATACCCGGCGCCCAGGCTTTTCAGGAACACCCCGAGCATCTCGTCGGGCCTCAGGGAAAGGAGGTACGGGCGCCCCGGAGCGACACGGAATTCCCGGCGGTACCGTTCGTCGTCCCAGGCGGCCCCCCCGTCCGAGAACTCCACGTTCGTGCGTCCGGCGGCCCCTTCGTATCGCACGAAGCAGTGGGACGGCACATACACTCCGCGGAACGGAACGCCGAGACGCTCCGCCAGGGCGAGGTAGAGCATCGACAGGCCGAGGCAGTTCCCCCGCTTCCTCGATACCACCGTTTCGAGAAGGTAGTTCTCGGGTTCCCCGGGCGACTTGTCGTATGTGAATCCCTCCTCCACGAGAAGAACGCGGCGGACCGCCTCCACCGCCGGCTCGCCCGCCGCAACGTCGCGCAACTCCTCCCGCAACCGGTTCTCGAGCCGGGAGATCTCCCGCTCCGGCATCGAGGGGGCCACCGGTATGCCGATCAGGTCCCGGCTCCCCTGTGCGGAATATTTGAAGTAGGAGGAAAGGAAAGGGCGTTCCGCCCCGGAGAGTCGCGAACGGGACCCGGTGTCCGCCGCCTCGCCGGACACCGCGGAACGGAACAACGTCAACAGCAGCGCGAAAACGACCCCGACGACCCTGCGCGACACGGATCCTCCTCCCGGTTGCGTTCCCGGGGCCATCACCCCGTACCGTACATTCTATCCGGTCCGCGCACCGCGGCGCACCGCCTCCCTTTCGCCCGTCCCGAAACAAACGACGACGCCGGGGAAAAGCGACCCCCGGCGCCGTCGATCCGTCCTCTTTTCATCGGCATCCGCCGCCGGCATTACTCCCCGTCGTCGATCCCGTGCCGGAAAACGCCCGTTCCGATTTCGTAAGACTGCTCCCTGCCGTCTCCGCAGCAGTTCTGCTCCGCCGATCTTTCCGACATCCCGGGAACCGCCCCGGTGTCGATCGGCTCCCGAACCTGGGTTGCGTCCGCATTCGCGGGCGGCCAGGAAGGATCCGCCGAAAGCGAATAGTCCGACGCCTCGTACGGGAGCATCCCCTGCTCATTCGCGAACGCGATTCCGGAAACGCCCGCCAACATCACGCAAAGCCCCAACGAAAAAAGGATTTTTCTGCCTCGCATCCCGGTGCCCTCCCTCAATGCTCCGTTGGTTGCGTTGACTTCTGCGAGAACCCCTACTGTTAGTGAGATGGGTCCCGGACGGGCGGGTTTCTTCGGGATCGAAGATTTCGGGGAGAAGCGCGGGATTACGGTTTCAGGCGGTACTCGAAAGTCGCGGCCCCGTTTCGGCCGCCCCCCCCCGTCTCCAGCTCGAACCGGTACGTCCCGGATTTCGGAAGCCGGACGTCGCTGCCGATGTGACCGCCCATCGGGACGAGGGAGACTCTCGAGGAGGACGTGTTGTCCGGACCGGCGATCCTCACTTCCCCGTCGACATCGACGACCGTCTTCCCCGTCTTCGGGTCGGTCAGGATCACCATCAGGTGGTGTCTCGAGGAAAGCTTCGCGATCGCCGCGGCGGAAACCCCGGATCTGGCCAGTTCGGCGTTCATGTCGATCAGTCGGGCCTCGACGTTCCAGGGACCGGCCGTGCCCCGGAAGACCTGTTCGCCCATGGCCTCCATCGGCGCGCCCGTCGCTCCGTGGACATGCCCGGCCGCGTGGGCGGCCCAGGCTCCCAGAAGCCAAAGCCCCGCGCCGAGGAACGTTGCCGCCCGGATCCGCAGGCTCATGATCGTCTCCTCATTCCGCGACCTCCCCGGTTAGATGCGGGTCGGCGGCGTTCGAAGCAAGGGGATTTCGGATCGCCGGGCGGGATCTTCAGCCGTCGCGGCCGGCGACGAGGACGGAGATGTTCAGCCGGTGCCGCAGCTCGTCGATGGTCGACCCGTAGAGCCAGTCCGAGAACCCCTTGTGGCCGTGGGCTCCCACCACCAGGAGATCGACCCCGTGGCGCTGGATGATTTCCGGGATGACGCGGACCGGGTGGCCGAACCCGAGCTCCGTATCGACCTCGATGTCGTGCTTCCCGAGGACGATCGTGTACCGCCGCAGCCGCTCGAGGTCCACCCGGCTCTCGGTGTCCGTGATCTCCTCGCCGAGCGCGACCGCGCCGGCGCTCTCCACGCAATGGATCAGC from Deltaproteobacteria bacterium includes these protein-coding regions:
- a CDS encoding Crp/Fnr family transcriptional regulator; translation: MTIPAADVLRKTPLFAALPDEDLRRVAALAVPRRFGKKESVFREGEKADGFFVVASGKVKVFKLSGEGKEQVLHVLDPGQTFAEAVIFEGGVYPANAEALADSVLLLLPKRPFIDLLERHPKVSIRMLGSLSRWLKRMTDLVESLSLKDVEARLV
- a CDS encoding NAD(P)-dependent oxidoreductase → MARVGFVGLGIMGEPMCRNILSKGHEVTVYNRTRAKMEPLVAAGAKAAPSLAELVRGSEIVITMVADPAAVRDVVTAKGGILSAISPGIVHIDMSTVSPETSREIAALVRGKGAEHLEAPVLGSRKPAADGTLTILTGGDEALSRRMEPLLRTMGSKVIHMGDTGMAAHMKLIINQILGTVLCAFAEASLTGLTAGLLPDRILSVLENSVVACPAIRVKGPDMLGERVFTPNFPLKHAHKDMRLAVEAGAAAGVPTPVTKAACDLFGAARDKGFGERDISAVVRALTEN
- a CDS encoding tetratricopeptide repeat protein; translated protein: MSRRVVGVVFALLLTLFRSAVSGEAADTGSRSRLSGAERPFLSSYFKYSAQGSRDLIGIPVAPSMPEREISRLENRLREELRDVAAGEPAVEAVRRVLLVEEGFTYDKSPGEPENYLLETVVSRKRGNCLGLSMLYLALAERLGVPFRGVYVPSHCFVRYEGAAGRTNVEFSDGGAAWDDERYRREFRVAPGRPYLLSLRPDEMLGVFLKSLGAGYSRRGRDADALRIYEEAARRYPGLPDVHYNAGVSLHKLGRLEEAGARYRLAIALDPEMAAPRENLGILLARSGRYAEAIEEGRKAVELEPRNAAARGSLASSYCGCGRFEEGIREFRMAVELEPRNARARAGLAQAYFAMGSYREAAGECDRAEALGCRFEPSMLETLSRYRDSRSPPE